A genomic stretch from Natronomonas gomsonensis includes:
- a CDS encoding LeuA family protein, translated as MRRLRRRIEFFQGTLDSTSEISEARIFDTTLRDGEQSPRTSFSYEDKREIAAILDDMGTHVIEAGFPVNSDAEFEAVQDIAEATSSTVCGLARVVDKDIDAALESGVGMVHVFCSTSDVQLQDSMHTSREEALERSIEAVERVTDAGVTCMYSPMDATRTDESFLIDVIEGVSDAGTDWINIPDTCGVATPRRFYDMVETVCAHTDADIDVHTHDDFGLAAANALSGYEAGAKQAQVSVNGIGERAGNAAYEEVVMALESLYNVDTGIKTERITELARLVEGKSDIAIPANKPIVGDNAFSHESGIHAAGIIENADTFEPGVMTPQMVGATRELVLGKHTGTHSVRQRLEEAGFDPSDAEVREVTRMVKDRGAADEKVTFETLKELAREVGVRREEVRA; from the coding sequence ATACGTCGCCTTCGGCGGCGGATCGAGTTCTTCCAGGGCACGCTAGATAGTACCTCGGAGATAAGCGAGGCCCGAATTTTCGACACGACGCTGCGCGACGGCGAACAGTCCCCACGAACCTCGTTCAGTTACGAGGACAAACGCGAAATCGCAGCCATCCTCGACGACATGGGCACCCACGTCATCGAGGCTGGCTTCCCCGTGAACTCCGATGCGGAGTTCGAAGCGGTTCAGGACATCGCCGAAGCCACGTCGTCCACGGTTTGCGGGTTAGCCCGTGTCGTGGACAAAGACATCGACGCCGCACTGGAATCCGGCGTCGGCATGGTACACGTGTTCTGTTCGACGAGCGACGTACAACTGCAGGATTCGATGCACACCAGCCGAGAGGAGGCGCTGGAACGGTCCATCGAGGCCGTCGAGCGCGTCACAGACGCCGGTGTCACCTGCATGTACTCGCCGATGGACGCCACGCGTACCGACGAATCGTTCCTGATTGATGTCATCGAGGGCGTCTCCGACGCGGGGACGGACTGGATAAACATTCCCGACACGTGTGGGGTTGCGACGCCACGGCGGTTCTACGACATGGTCGAGACCGTCTGTGCGCACACGGACGCCGACATCGACGTCCACACCCACGACGACTTCGGACTGGCGGCGGCCAACGCGCTGTCCGGCTACGAAGCCGGGGCCAAGCAGGCGCAGGTGTCGGTCAACGGTATCGGCGAACGCGCCGGCAACGCGGCCTACGAAGAGGTCGTGATGGCGCTGGAGTCGCTGTACAATGTCGACACCGGCATCAAAACCGAGCGCATCACGGAACTGGCACGTCTCGTCGAGGGGAAAAGCGACATCGCCATCCCGGCGAACAAGCCCATCGTGGGCGACAACGCCTTCTCCCACGAGTCCGGTATCCACGCGGCCGGCATCATCGAGAACGCCGACACGTTCGAGCCGGGCGTGATGACGCCGCAGATGGTCGGTGCGACACGCGAGTTGGTGCTCGGCAAACACACCGGCACCCACTCCGTCCGCCAACGGCTGGAAGAAGCCGGGTTCGACCCGAGCGACGCCGAGGTCCGCGAAGTGACCCGGATGGTCAAGGACCGCGGCGCGGCCGACGAGAAGGTCACCTTCGAGACGCTCAAGGAGTTGGCCCGCGAGGTAGGCGTCCGACGCGAGGAGGTTCGCGCATAG
- the ilvB gene encoding biosynthetic-type acetolactate synthase large subunit, with product MSGEQAQAPQDIETTDAATEDIETGADAVVRALENAGVEHLFGVQGGAIMPVYDALYHSEMEHITMAHEQGAAHAADAYGIVSGDPGVCMATSGPGATNLVTGIADANMDSDPLIALTGQVPTEFVGNDAFQETDTIGVTSPITKANVFANDSETVGTDVGTAFALAKRGRQGPTLVDLPKDVTKGVASEDPGTPETPDTYNPPETADPEAVAEAADVLAEADQPVILAGGGVIKAEASEEIRAFAKEHEIPVITTMPGIGSFPEDHELSLEMAGMHGTGYANMAITLTDCMLAVGTRFDDRLTGGLETFAPDAEVIHVEIDPAEVSKNVEADYPLIGDAKAVTKQLATAMPRSPACDEWREQVQVWKEEYPMDYAAPEDDPVKPQYVVEAFDNATDDDAIVTTGVGQHQMWACQYWTYKEPRTWVSSHGLGAMGYGVPATIGAKLAAPDKDVVCFDGDGSFLMTCQGLSVAVRENLDVTIVVLNNAAIGMVRQWQDAFFGERHMASEYPWIPDFDTLAEAFGARGFRIDTYDEVEEVVEEALDYDGPSVVDAHIDPGENVYPMVPSGGDNGQFALSEDQL from the coding sequence ATGAGCGGTGAACAGGCACAGGCACCACAGGACATCGAGACGACCGATGCGGCCACCGAGGACATCGAAACGGGCGCGGATGCGGTCGTCCGTGCACTCGAAAACGCCGGGGTCGAACACCTCTTCGGCGTGCAGGGAGGGGCCATCATGCCCGTCTACGACGCCCTGTATCACTCCGAAATGGAGCACATCACGATGGCTCACGAACAGGGCGCCGCCCACGCTGCCGACGCCTACGGTATCGTCTCCGGCGACCCGGGCGTCTGCATGGCGACCTCGGGGCCGGGGGCGACGAACCTCGTCACCGGCATCGCCGACGCCAACATGGACTCTGACCCCCTCATCGCGCTGACCGGACAGGTCCCCACGGAGTTCGTCGGCAACGACGCCTTCCAAGAGACCGACACCATCGGCGTCACCAGCCCCATCACGAAGGCCAACGTCTTCGCCAACGATTCGGAGACGGTCGGCACCGATGTCGGAACCGCCTTCGCGCTCGCCAAACGCGGTCGACAGGGGCCGACGCTGGTCGACCTGCCGAAGGACGTGACGAAAGGCGTCGCAAGTGAGGACCCCGGCACACCGGAGACTCCGGACACGTACAACCCGCCGGAGACGGCCGACCCCGAGGCCGTCGCCGAAGCCGCCGATGTGCTCGCCGAGGCGGACCAACCCGTCATCCTCGCTGGCGGTGGCGTTATCAAGGCCGAAGCCTCCGAGGAAATCCGGGCGTTCGCGAAGGAACACGAGATTCCGGTCATCACGACCATGCCCGGCATCGGCTCGTTCCCTGAAGACCACGAACTCTCCCTGGAAATGGCCGGCATGCATGGAACCGGCTACGCGAACATGGCAATCACGCTGACTGACTGCATGCTCGCAGTCGGAACGCGCTTCGACGACCGCCTTACGGGCGGCTTGGAGACGTTCGCTCCCGACGCGGAGGTCATCCACGTCGAAATCGACCCCGCCGAGGTTTCGAAGAACGTCGAGGCTGACTACCCGCTCATCGGCGATGCCAAAGCCGTCACCAAGCAACTGGCTACCGCGATGCCGCGCTCGCCGGCCTGCGACGAGTGGCGCGAGCAAGTCCAGGTGTGGAAAGAGGAGTACCCGATGGACTACGCTGCGCCCGAAGACGACCCGGTCAAACCGCAGTACGTCGTCGAGGCATTCGACAACGCCACCGACGACGACGCCATCGTCACCACCGGCGTCGGCCAACACCAGATGTGGGCCTGCCAGTACTGGACGTACAAAGAGCCTCGCACGTGGGTGTCCTCTCATGGCCTCGGTGCGATGGGCTACGGCGTTCCCGCCACCATCGGCGCGAAACTGGCCGCTCCCGACAAGGACGTGGTCTGTTTCGACGGCGACGGGTCGTTCCTGATGACGTGTCAGGGGCTTTCGGTCGCGGTCCGGGAGAACCTCGATGTCACCATCGTCGTGCTGAACAACGCGGCGATCGGGATGGTCCGGCAGTGGCAGGACGCCTTCTTCGGCGAGCGCCACATGGCCTCGGAGTACCCCTGGATTCCGGACTTCGACACCCTCGCTGAGGCCTTCGGCGCCCGCGGCTTCCGCATCGACACCTACGACGAGGTCGAGGAGGTCGTCGAGGAGGCGTTGGACTACGACGGGCCGAGCGTCGTCGACGCCCACATCGACCCCGGCGAGAACGTCTACCCGATGGTTCCCAGCGGCGGCGACAACGGGCAGTTCGCACTCTCGGAGGACCAGCTATGA
- the ilvN gene encoding acetolactate synthase small subunit: MSRNQDLHRNGLEGPAPEERTRPVGRRNKQGIRVDPDVEAEHEPRRTIISAYVKDEPGVLARVSGLFHRRQFNIESLTVGPTQNEGYSRITLVIEEPEPGIDQAKKQLNKLLPVVHVRELDAEPVARELVILKVNGDEPDKVQAITEMYGGETLDAGPRTITVQITGDEGKIDDAIDAYEQFGIREIARTGQAALARGEEETARVDETHT, from the coding sequence ATGAGCCGCAATCAGGACCTCCACCGGAACGGGCTGGAAGGCCCGGCCCCCGAAGAACGTACCCGACCGGTCGGGCGACGAAACAAACAGGGCATCCGCGTCGACCCCGACGTGGAGGCCGAACACGAGCCGCGGCGGACCATCATCTCGGCGTACGTCAAGGACGAACCCGGCGTGCTCGCACGCGTCTCGGGGTTGTTCCACCGCCGGCAGTTCAACATCGAGTCGCTGACTGTCGGGCCGACGCAAAACGAGGGCTACTCCCGCATCACGCTGGTCATCGAAGAACCCGAACCCGGCATCGATCAGGCGAAAAAGCAGTTGAACAAACTGCTGCCCGTGGTCCACGTCCGTGAGTTGGACGCCGAACCCGTCGCCCGCGAGTTGGTCATCCTGAAGGTCAACGGCGACGAGCCGGACAAGGTCCAGGCCATCACGGAGATGTACGGCGGCGAGACGCTCGACGCCGGCCCCCGAACGATTACGGTCCAGATTACCGGCGACGAGGGGAAGATAGACGACGCTATCGACGCCTACGAGCAGTTCGGAATCCGGGAAATCGCCCGGACCGGACAGGCGGCGCTGGCACGAGGCGAAGAGGAAACCGCACGAGTTGACGAGACCCATACATGA